From one Asterias amurensis chromosome 14, ASM3211899v1 genomic stretch:
- the LOC139947128 gene encoding cilia- and flagella-associated protein 298-like, with product MVKLHVKHGEESQFLYECTVKTPIDDLMKELVHIYNERLKISRLCQEIQDLSEHGVSLPPNMQGLTDDQIVDLKLKDEWEDKCTPSGGMILTKDPTGRRNGHACNDKMKEVFSKTISEVKKAVSKDQVKANVCMTRQIVGDAKDQLRGSVMIVYPMGLPPHDPIRMELENTQDLSGTQASLAVLEEDVASLWFSGKEIVRGKKLEDFIGKNEKTKIIVKLQKKGHGAPARERVFSEDEQKEMMAYAYRKQEELKKLETEATDSHLGSDWADTNSLKRQFHGLRDIKWGGTR from the exons ATGGTGAAGTTACATGTGAAACACGGAGAGGAGAGTCAGTTCCTGTATGAGTGTACAGTCAAGACGCCCATTGACGATCTGATGAAGGAGTTGGTACACATCTACAATGAAAGACTAAAGATAAGCAGGCTATGTCAAG aAATACAGGATTTATCTGAGCACGGTGTGAGTTTGCCACCAAACATGCAAGGATTGACCGATGACCAGATCGTCGATTTAAAACTGAAGGATGAATGGGAAGATAAGTGCACTCCAAGTGGAGGAATGATTCTCACCAAGGATCCGACAGGCAGACGGAACGGGCACG CATGTAACGACAAGATGAAGGAAGTGTTCAGTAAGACAATCAGCGAGGTCAAGAAAGCTGTCTCAAAA GATCAAGTGAAAGCCAACGTGTGTATGACCAGGCAGATAGTAGGAGATGCCAAGGATCAGTTACGAGGTTCTGTGATGATAGTGTACCCCATGGGTCTGCCTCCCCATGACCCCATCAGGATGGAGCTAGAGAACACACAGGATCTCTCTGGCACTCAG GCATCCCTTGCCGTTCTAGAGGAAGACGTTGCCTCGTTGTGGTTCTCTGGTAAAGAAATAGTCCGAGGAAAGAAACTGGAAGACTTCATCGGGAAGAATGAGAAGACCAAGATTATTGTCAAACTTCAGAAG AAGGGACATGGTGCACCAGCTAGAGAAAGAGTATTCAGCGAAGATGAACAGAAAGAAATGATGGCGTATGCCTACAGAAAACAAGAAGAACTCAAG AAACTGGAGACAGAAGCAACGGATTCCCACCTTGGCTCCGATTGGGCAGATACTAACAGCTTAAAGAGACAGTTCCATGGGTTGAGAGACATCAAATGGGGAGGCACACGGTGA